In the Duncaniella freteri genome, one interval contains:
- a CDS encoding EpsG family protein, with amino-acid sequence MLFYFALNILFALFSIIELLSRKCGITKLLFGTSVFILFILSFIRWETGTDWEHYLKMYFWIRVPWEDFDSGMEYGFLFVENLGKSIFDDYTGVLFIFALIIYGCICYAYPRLCRYPMVALWVSFCVTFASMLFVRQNVAGAILLISLMCAYRHDFKGFIFSVFIASLFHRTAWAFIIVYPLFNRVYTQKTITIGLLVSVVVGLAMSKFILGTLGVLFSGVIEAKINTYLELGTNDNSMSYSTSFILLKGFANRCVLLILFLFEFKESVRKNDRLLNGLLNVYVFGTILYCSLLPLSISLARVAVYMDIVQIFLISTILVHQKRMANRLLLFFVLWCYYIIRFYTYLMSYEHEFMPFNTIFS; translated from the coding sequence ATGCTGTTTTATTTTGCCCTAAATATTCTATTTGCATTATTTTCTATAATTGAACTTTTATCAAGGAAGTGTGGGATTACAAAGCTTCTATTTGGTACAAGTGTTTTCATTTTATTCATCCTTTCATTTATACGATGGGAGACCGGTACTGATTGGGAACATTACCTAAAAATGTATTTTTGGATTCGTGTTCCATGGGAAGATTTTGACTCTGGAATGGAATACGGATTTTTATTTGTAGAGAATTTAGGGAAATCAATATTTGATGACTATACTGGAGTCCTGTTTATATTTGCCTTGATCATATATGGTTGTATCTGTTATGCATATCCGAGGCTTTGTCGTTACCCAATGGTTGCCTTGTGGGTTTCTTTTTGCGTCACATTTGCAAGCATGTTGTTTGTTAGACAGAATGTGGCGGGAGCTATTCTCCTTATATCATTGATGTGTGCTTATAGGCATGATTTTAAAGGTTTTATATTCTCAGTATTCATAGCCTCATTGTTCCATCGAACGGCATGGGCTTTTATTATAGTTTATCCCTTATTCAATAGAGTTTACACTCAGAAAACAATAACCATTGGCTTATTGGTGAGTGTCGTAGTCGGATTAGCAATGTCCAAATTTATATTAGGGACATTAGGGGTATTGTTTTCCGGAGTGATAGAAGCGAAAATCAATACATATCTTGAGCTTGGTACAAATGACAATTCAATGAGCTACTCAACATCATTTATACTCCTAAAAGGCTTTGCTAATCGGTGTGTGCTACTAATTTTATTTCTATTTGAATTCAAGGAGTCAGTAAGAAAAAATGACCGGCTATTAAACGGACTTTTAAATGTATATGTGTTTGGGACCATACTATATTGCTCATTATTACCATTAAGCATATCCTTAGCTCGCGTTGCAGTATATATGGATATTGTTCAAATTTTTTTGATCTCAACAATTTTGGTCCATCAAAAACGAATGGCAAATCGATTGTTATTGTTCTTTGTGCTTTGGTGCTATTACATAATACGTTTCTATACATATTTAATGTCATATGAACATGAGTTCATGCCTTTTAATACCATATTTTCATAA
- a CDS encoding glycosyltransferase family 4 protein, whose product MGISKNRKIGLVYLGRKGGGATYSYEMAQALIEKGLEIFAVIAKDIENRDRWENLFQNNGMRIVFLPTYSSKFGFLKSFLPNREYMRCVYDLKSWGLDVIYIPMLSLNARKIIKHFKGIDIVTTVHDLYPHPGEQNPIQYNIFEQIKKKSTKFIVLTKSFRNKVAQMYNVSQERVCFIPHAGFCFNKNGDLPNFSTIKNTILFFGRITPYKGLGILLKAMEHVKETLPSLRLVIAGNGDITSSEKDLIRQNANVTFINDWISEDKIVRLFAESDMTILPYVEASQSGVAAASFSAGRSVIASNVGGLKEQVEAGGGLIVDPGNIIELANAITNCYKHPNTIRERNRRAYEYFKTELTWSASASKLIEFL is encoded by the coding sequence ATGGGAATCTCAAAAAATAGAAAAATCGGGCTTGTTTATCTTGGTCGAAAAGGAGGTGGAGCCACATATTCTTATGAAATGGCACAAGCCTTGATTGAAAAAGGATTAGAGATATTTGCTGTAATAGCAAAAGATATAGAGAATCGAGATCGTTGGGAAAATCTTTTTCAGAATAATGGGATGAGAATTGTATTTTTACCGACATATTCATCCAAATTTGGATTTCTGAAAAGCTTTTTACCAAATAGAGAATATATGCGATGCGTATATGATCTGAAGTCATGGGGACTTGATGTGATATATATTCCAATGTTGAGTTTGAATGCGCGAAAGATTATCAAGCATTTCAAGGGAATAGATATTGTGACAACAGTTCATGATTTGTATCCACATCCTGGCGAGCAGAATCCGATACAATACAATATATTTGAGCAAATAAAGAAGAAAAGTACAAAATTCATTGTTCTGACAAAGAGCTTTAGAAATAAGGTGGCTCAAATGTATAATGTCTCTCAGGAACGAGTGTGTTTTATACCACATGCCGGATTCTGTTTTAATAAAAACGGAGATTTGCCGAACTTCTCAACGATTAAAAATACAATATTGTTTTTTGGAAGGATCACCCCATACAAAGGTTTGGGAATCCTGCTCAAAGCTATGGAACATGTGAAAGAGACATTGCCGTCTCTTAGGCTTGTGATTGCAGGGAATGGAGATATAACAAGTAGTGAAAAAGATCTGATAAGACAAAACGCCAATGTTACATTTATCAATGATTGGATATCGGAAGATAAGATTGTAAGGCTTTTTGCGGAGTCAGATATGACCATTTTGCCATATGTGGAAGCATCTCAATCAGGTGTTGCTGCAGCGTCATTCAGTGCCGGGAGATCTGTTATAGCAAGTAATGTGGGTGGCTTAAAAGAGCAAGTTGAAGCTGGAGGCGGATTGATTGTCGATCCAGGTAATATTATAGAACTGGCAAATGCCATAACCAATTGTTATAAGCACCCCAATACTATTCGTGAAAGGAATAGACGAGCGTATGAATACTTTAAAACAGAACTTACATGGTCGGCTTCTGCAAGTAAACTTATAGAATTTTTATAA